From one Chloroflexota bacterium genomic stretch:
- a CDS encoding alcohol dehydrogenase catalytic domain-containing protein has translation MKAAVFRSAGQIDVAEVPTPEPGPGEVLVRVHYCGICGTDLEAYQTGMYEPGLIMGHEFTGEIVALGEGVHGWAVGDFVTADDALPCGRCWFCRQGRPALCQELLAPGITLDGGFAEYVRLPVTLLHRLPKSVSTRQGALVEPLAVALNGVRSSALRPGDWVLVFGAGTIGLFTLQCALLAGARQVLVVEVNEKRATVARELGATAVLHPQRDNLAVEVPARTDGLGPNIVYVCTGAASAFEHALGLVRRGGQVFVLGLCPEPVPTDFMSLVLSELDVRGGYLGHGAFPAALDYVAQGRVKVEPLITHEIALEDVVEKGFERMLQPDTEAIKVLVRVGQKA, from the coding sequence ATGAAAGCAGCGGTTTTTCGTAGTGCTGGTCAAATTGACGTAGCGGAAGTGCCTACGCCAGAGCCTGGGCCGGGCGAAGTGCTGGTGCGCGTACATTACTGCGGCATTTGTGGCACTGACCTGGAAGCGTATCAAACCGGGATGTACGAGCCAGGTCTCATCATGGGACACGAGTTCACCGGAGAGATTGTTGCCCTGGGCGAAGGAGTGCATGGCTGGGCAGTGGGGGACTTTGTCACTGCGGATGATGCTCTGCCTTGTGGTCGTTGCTGGTTTTGCCGTCAGGGACGTCCGGCACTCTGTCAAGAACTGCTGGCTCCTGGTATTACCCTGGATGGTGGCTTTGCTGAATATGTGCGCTTGCCCGTTACGTTGCTACATCGCCTGCCTAAGAGTGTAAGTACCCGCCAGGGAGCGCTTGTAGAGCCGTTGGCTGTCGCGCTGAATGGAGTGCGTTCCTCTGCGCTGCGACCTGGGGACTGGGTATTGGTGTTCGGGGCGGGCACGATCGGACTCTTTACTTTGCAGTGCGCGCTTCTGGCTGGAGCACGGCAGGTTCTGGTGGTCGAGGTCAACGAAAAGCGAGCGACTGTGGCTCGTGAGCTGGGTGCAACAGCCGTCCTTCATCCACAGCGGGATAACTTAGCTGTGGAAGTGCCCGCGCGCACCGATGGATTGGGGCCAAACATTGTGTATGTCTGCACCGGTGCGGCATCCGCTTTCGAGCATGCGCTTGGTTTGGTGCGGCGGGGAGGACAGGTGTTTGTCCTTGGCCTGTGCCCAGAGCCAGTGCCGACCGATTTCATGAGCCTAGTGTTGAGCGAGCTGGATGTGCGGGGCGGTTACCTAGGACATGGTGCCTTCCCAGCAGCTCTGGACTATGTGGCGCAAGGGCGGGTAAAAGTGGAGCCGCTCATCACGCACGAGATTGCGCTTGAGGATGTGGTGGAGAAAGGCTTTGAACGCATGTTGCAGCCAGATACGGAGGCGATTAAGGTGCTGGTAAGAGTGGGGCAGAAAGCGTGA